Proteins co-encoded in one Brassica rapa cultivar Chiifu-401-42 chromosome A02, CAAS_Brap_v3.01, whole genome shotgun sequence genomic window:
- the LOC103853979 gene encoding protein IQ-DOMAIN 31 — MGKTPSPGKWIKSLLGKKSSKSSLEKGNEKLRSAKKEEIVVKVKDKNVSDLATNPPVLVSSQEVAATQAVTVPDVVVPEKQPSEESNVNLESGNDTEELKFEEAATKVQAAVRSHQAREELQKLKGIVKLQAVIRGHLVRRQAVATYSCIWGIVKLQALVRGKEARSSETDDQLQKTNSEPENPETLQGSTYRWLENPTKLSMIDKLLVSSPKALPLKIQYGPEDPNSAKVWLERWTLLQVWAPGPLVVKSLVAKSQTKKRSFQAVEADKGKLKKGIKKPPGGLSTASSSSSRSTAEKEKPKRNVRKASTLGKEVSRTENDNKSKQNSRKSTSAVKEVSSSLEIKEEKPRVSLRKSSLSNGLEKPTRKSAEKKKEIADSVQKESPDYEVSPPAVDTPEEEKMKDSTETVCKEADLDKDENPSVLEQDELKTEERNDKAEEEIQEPDVQISSENGNDTKASDRRASLPAKIENHHQEEGLTHSGRKIPSYMAPTASAKARVRGGQGSPRIGGQEKLEKNGITRRHSLPPAAANGKLNTMSPRAHRLLIASAKGSMNSDRSFSSSRDIGGDKSAKAEWKR; from the exons ATGGGAAAGACTCCAAGTCCTGGTAAATGGATCAAGTCTCTTCTTGGGAAGAAGTCATCAAAGTCAAGTTTGGAGAAAGGAAACGAGAAATTG AGATCTgcaaagaaagaagagattgTGGTGAAGGTGAAGGATAAAAATGTCTCAGACTTAGCTACCAATCCTCCGGTACTAGTTTCATCACAGGAAGTTGCAGCTACACAAGCTGTAACAGTCCCAGATGTTGTAGTCCCCGAGAAGCAGCCAAGCGAAGAGTCGAATGTGAATCTTGAGTCAGGGAATGACACAGAAGAACTCAAGTTCGAAGAAGCTGCTACAAAGGTTCAAGCTGCTGTCAGATCTCATCAG GCTCGTGAAGAATTACAAAAGCTTAAAGGTATCGTAAAGCTGCAAGCAGTGATCCGTGGTCACTTGGTTAGAAGACAAGCTGTTGCTACATACTCTTGCATTTGGGGAATTGTGAAGTTACAAGCTCTTGTTCGTGGGAAGGAAGCTAGATCTTCAGAGACCGATGATCAACTTCAGAAAACAAACTCG GAACCTGAGAATCCTGAAACTTTGCAAGGAAGCACTTACAGATGGCTTGAGAATCCCACAAAGCTCTCCATGATTGATAAG CTTCTAGTTTCGTCTCCAAAGGCATTGCCTCTGAAGATTCAGTATGGTCCTGAAGATCCTAACTCAGCCAAGGTGTGGCTTGAGCGCTGGACGCTGTTGCAGGTTTGGGCTCCTGGTCCACTGGTGGTTAAGAGCCTTGTTGCGAAATCTCAGACAAAGAAGCGAAGTTTTCAAGCAGTTGAAGCAGACAAGGGGAAACTGAAGAAAGGTATCAAGAAACCACCCGGTGGTTTAAGTACTGCAAGTAGCTCTAGTAGCCGTTCTACAGCTGAAAAAGAAAAGCCTAAGAGAAATGTGAGGAAGGCTTCCACGCTTGGTAAAGAGGTTTCAAGAACCGAGAATGATAATAAGTCTAAGCAGAACTCGAGAAAAAGTACAAGCGCTGTAAAGGAAGTGTCTTCTTCATTGGAGATTAAGGAGGAGAAGCCTAGAGTTAGTCTCAGAAAGTCTTCACTTTCCAATGGGCTAGAGAAACCTACTCGCAAATCTgctgagaagaagaaagagattgcAGATTCAGTGCAGAAAGAATCGCCTGATTACGAGGTTTCACCTCCTGCTGTTGATACTCCTGAAGAAGAAAAGATGAAAGACAGCACTGAAACAGTTTGTAAAGAAGCTGATCTCGATAAAGATGAGAACCCATCGGTTCTGGAGCAAGATGAACTCAAAACCGAAGAGAGAAATGACAAAGCTGAAGAAGAGATTCAAGAGCCAGACGTGCAGATAAGCTCTGAGAATGGAAATGACACAAAGGCAAGCGATAGAAGAGCATCTCTGCCTGCAAAGATTGAGAATCATCATCAAGAAGAAGGGCTTACACATAGCGGGAGAAAGATCCCAAGCTACATGGCTCCAACTGCATCTGCAAAGGCAAGAGTAAGAGGAGGACAAGGGTCTCCAAGGATTGGTGGTCAAGAGAAGCTAGAGAAAAATGGAATAACTAGACGCCACTCTCTTCCTCCTGCTGCAGCCAATGGTAAGCTGAACACAATGTCCCCAAGAGCTCACAGACTTCTCATAGCTTCAGCTAAAGGATCGATGAACAGTGACAGATCTTTTTCGTCCTCCAGGGATATTGGTGGTG ATAAATCGGCGAAAGCTGAGTGGAAACGGTGA
- the LOC103853981 gene encoding ubiquitin-conjugating enzyme E2 2 gives MSTPARKRLMRDFKRLQQDPPAGISGAPQDNNIMLWNAVIFGPDDTPWDGGTFKLSLQFSEDYPNKPPTVRFVSRMFHPNIYADGSICLDILQNQWSPIYDVAAILTSIQSLLCDPNPNSPANSEAARMFSESKREYNRRVREVVEQSWTAD, from the exons ATGTCGACACCAGCGAGGAAGAGATTGATGAGGGACTTCAAGAGGTTGCAGCAAGACCCACCCGCTGGTATCAGCGGTGCTCCTCAAGACAACAACATCATGCTCTGGAATGCTGTTATTTTCGG GCCTGATGATACCCCATGGGATGGAG GTACTTTCAAACTTTCACTGCAGTTTTCAGAAGATTATCCAAACAAACCACCTACTGTTCGGTTTGTTTCACGGATGTTCCATCCTAACA TTTATGCTGATGGGAGTATATGCTTGGATATTCTCCAAAACCAGTGGAGTCCAATTTATGATGTCGCTGCTATTCTTACCTCCATCcag TCATTGCTCTGTGATCCTAATCCGAATTCTCCTGCAAACTCGGAAGCTGCACGAATGTTCAGCGAAAGCAAACGCGAGTACAACAGAAGAGTCCGCGAGGTTGTGGAACAAAGCTGGACTGCTGACTAA